Proteins found in one Gordonia sp. PDNC005 genomic segment:
- a CDS encoding LysR substrate-binding domain-containing protein has product MTSPETPRRFTLAYVPGVTPAKWVRIWKERLPQVPLALVALDVADTADAIASGNADITITRLPDALADGDPGPHHTISLYEETTVVVLPKDHGLTAGDDLTFADVADEPFLWPLDEPLMVPDRPGTAVEHQPDTVADAIELVAAGIGLLLVPQSLARLHHRKDLVYRPVTDAPTSTVGLLWPAPTSELCDEFIGIVRGRKATSSRGGSEPAPKRSAKEKAAAKRANREAAGKIPGKGKGGSARRRRPSR; this is encoded by the coding sequence GTGACCTCGCCCGAAACGCCGCGCCGCTTCACTCTCGCGTACGTGCCAGGCGTCACTCCCGCCAAGTGGGTGCGGATATGGAAAGAGCGGCTTCCGCAGGTGCCGCTCGCCCTCGTGGCCCTTGACGTCGCCGACACCGCAGACGCGATCGCTTCCGGGAATGCTGACATCACAATCACTCGGCTGCCAGACGCTCTTGCAGACGGCGATCCCGGGCCTCACCACACGATCTCCCTGTACGAGGAGACGACGGTTGTCGTGCTGCCGAAGGACCACGGACTCACCGCCGGAGACGATCTGACGTTCGCCGACGTCGCCGACGAGCCGTTCCTTTGGCCGCTCGACGAGCCGCTCATGGTGCCCGACCGTCCGGGTACGGCCGTCGAACATCAACCGGACACCGTTGCCGACGCGATCGAGCTCGTCGCCGCCGGAATCGGCCTCCTGTTGGTCCCACAGTCGTTGGCGCGGCTGCATCACCGCAAGGACCTCGTCTACCGGCCGGTGACGGATGCGCCGACGAGCACCGTCGGTCTGCTCTGGCCGGCCCCGACATCCGAGCTGTGTGACGAGTTCATCGGGATCGTCCGAGGTCGCAAGGCCACGTCGTCGCGCGGAGGTTCCGAACCTGCTCCGAAGCGCTCGGCCAAGGAGAAGGCCGCAGCAAAACGCGCCAACCGCGAAGCCGCGGGGAAGATCCCGGGTAAGGGGAAGGGCGGCTCGGCCCGTCGTCGTCGGCCTTCGCGCTGA
- a CDS encoding class I SAM-dependent methyltransferase, translating to MTAEQLGYDTMAQTYADLIPDTFQSPLEKAAVDAFASEIRGSNLGSTIVDVGCGIGHVAAYLTDAGFTVLAVDPSTGMREQAELAHPDLELSADDASLSTVDLSAVAGVVARYSLIHVAPDGVREALADWASRLPSGACILLAGQSSDEPGVSEFDHAVAPAWRWHPDSIAEAVTDVGFTELWRTVSRPAEGFHRFPEFHLCARTLPGNSGEFAS from the coding sequence ATGACCGCCGAACAACTCGGCTACGACACGATGGCGCAGACATATGCCGACTTGATTCCCGACACATTCCAATCGCCGCTTGAAAAGGCGGCGGTGGACGCCTTCGCCTCGGAGATACGCGGCTCGAACCTCGGCTCGACGATCGTCGACGTCGGCTGCGGCATCGGACATGTCGCGGCGTATCTCACCGACGCCGGCTTCACCGTGCTGGCGGTCGATCCGAGCACCGGCATGCGTGAGCAGGCCGAACTCGCACATCCCGACCTGGAGTTGTCCGCCGACGACGCCTCGCTGAGCACCGTCGACCTGTCGGCAGTCGCCGGGGTCGTGGCCCGGTACAGCCTGATCCACGTAGCGCCGGACGGTGTGCGCGAAGCTCTGGCCGACTGGGCGTCCCGTCTGCCGTCCGGGGCCTGCATCCTCCTGGCCGGGCAGTCGAGTGATGAACCCGGCGTCAGCGAGTTCGACCACGCAGTCGCCCCTGCCTGGCGATGGCATCCCGACTCGATCGCCGAAGCCGTCACAGATGTCGGTTTCACTGAACTGTGGCGGACGGTGAGCCGTCCGGCGGAAGGGTTCCACCGCTTCCCGGAGTTCCACCTGTGCGCGAGGACTCTGCCGGGAAATTCTGGTGAATTCGCGTCGTAG
- a CDS encoding LysR family transcriptional regulator: MDVRSLDLGALELLVGVDDHGSLSAAARITGVAQPNASRSISRLERQLGVPLIKRATAGSTLTPQGTVLVHWARQIVDGAAELLDVAEGLKSDHTAELTVGASMTVAEHLLPRWLGTFRAKFPEVTVHLRVQNSSTVFVSLANDACDLGFVESPSVPSKLCGTVVARDRLVLVVPPDHPWTRRRRKVSAEELAATPLLVREPGSGTRTTLDDALSAFPRAEPILELGSSAAIRTSVAAGVGPAVLSSLAIADDARSGAVRPVEVDGLDLSRALRAVWRPPRELRGPAAELVRIARGSNT, encoded by the coding sequence ATGGATGTGCGATCACTCGACCTCGGAGCACTGGAGCTGCTCGTCGGCGTCGACGACCATGGCAGCCTGAGCGCGGCGGCGCGGATCACGGGCGTCGCCCAACCGAATGCGAGCCGATCGATCTCCCGTTTGGAACGCCAGTTGGGTGTGCCGTTGATCAAGCGCGCGACCGCAGGCTCGACACTCACGCCGCAGGGAACCGTGTTGGTCCACTGGGCCCGCCAGATCGTGGACGGTGCGGCCGAGCTCCTGGACGTCGCAGAGGGCCTGAAGTCCGATCACACGGCGGAACTGACCGTCGGTGCGTCGATGACTGTCGCCGAGCACCTGCTGCCCCGCTGGCTCGGCACATTCCGCGCCAAGTTTCCCGAGGTGACCGTCCATCTACGTGTGCAGAACTCGTCGACCGTATTCGTGTCGTTGGCGAACGACGCCTGCGACCTCGGGTTCGTCGAGTCTCCGTCCGTGCCGTCGAAGCTGTGCGGGACCGTCGTCGCCCGCGACCGCCTCGTGCTTGTGGTCCCACCCGATCACCCGTGGACACGGCGTCGACGGAAGGTCAGCGCAGAAGAGCTCGCTGCGACGCCACTCCTGGTCAGGGAGCCGGGGTCGGGCACCCGCACCACGCTCGACGACGCGCTCAGCGCCTTCCCCCGCGCCGAACCGATCCTCGAACTCGGCAGCAGCGCCGCAATCCGAACCTCGGTCGCCGCCGGAGTCGGGCCCGCCGTGCTGAGCAGCCTCGCGATCGCCGACGACGCACGCTCCGGTGCGGTCCGGCCGGTCGAGGTGGACGGCCTGGACCTGTCACGCGCGCTCCGCGCCGTGTGGCGACCTCCACGTGAGCTGCGGGGCCCCGCAGCCGAACTCGTCCGCATCGCCCGAGGGAGCAACACATGA
- a CDS encoding putative sulfate exporter family transporter, which yields MTILKPQTSGVLPGLALAGLGAAVAVSLSTALPAMSPLLIAILLGAVCANMITLPATLRPGLTFASKTLLRIGVALLGLQLVVGDILGLGAGVIVVVVAIVGGGILGTLYIGKLLGVPFAQRLLIACGMSICGAAAVAAVDGVIDAKEEDVAAAVGCVVVFGTLMIPAVPFLASVMGLSDSTAGMWAGGSIHEVAQVVAAGGMISGSALAVAVVVKLARVVMLAPVLAVISVRQRREIGDGGKRPPLVPLFVVGFLGFVAVRSAGVLPDVALSIGGDLQKIALTTAMFALGAGIRIDVMRRVGLRPLALAASGTVLVASIALVGVLFAA from the coding sequence ATGACGATCCTCAAGCCGCAGACCTCCGGGGTGCTTCCCGGCCTCGCACTCGCAGGTCTCGGCGCGGCCGTCGCGGTCAGTCTGTCGACCGCGCTCCCGGCGATGAGCCCGTTGCTCATCGCGATCCTGCTCGGCGCCGTGTGCGCGAACATGATCACCCTGCCCGCGACCCTTCGACCGGGTCTGACGTTCGCCTCCAAGACACTGCTGCGCATCGGCGTCGCGCTCCTCGGCCTTCAGCTCGTCGTCGGCGACATCCTCGGCCTCGGCGCCGGCGTCATCGTGGTGGTCGTGGCGATCGTGGGCGGCGGCATCCTCGGCACCCTCTACATCGGCAAACTGCTCGGCGTTCCGTTCGCCCAGCGTCTCCTGATCGCCTGCGGCATGTCGATCTGCGGCGCAGCCGCGGTCGCGGCCGTCGACGGAGTGATCGACGCGAAGGAAGAGGACGTCGCGGCTGCAGTCGGATGTGTCGTCGTCTTCGGCACCCTCATGATTCCGGCCGTGCCGTTCCTCGCGAGTGTGATGGGCCTGTCGGATTCGACGGCGGGCATGTGGGCCGGCGGCTCGATCCACGAGGTCGCGCAGGTTGTCGCAGCCGGCGGCATGATCAGTGGCAGCGCGTTGGCCGTGGCGGTGGTCGTCAAACTCGCACGCGTCGTGATGCTCGCGCCGGTGCTCGCTGTGATCAGCGTGCGGCAGCGCAGGGAGATCGGTGACGGCGGCAAGCGTCCGCCGCTGGTCCCGCTGTTCGTCGTCGGTTTCCTGGGCTTCGTCGCAGTGCGGTCGGCGGGCGTGCTGCCGGACGTGGCGCTCTCGATCGGCGGCGACCTTCAGAAGATCGCACTCACCACCGCCATGTTCGCCCTCGGCGCCGGAATCCGGATCGACGTCATGCGTCGAGTTGGACTTCGCCCACTTGCCCTCGCCGCCTCGGGCACGGTTCTCGTGGCCTCGATCGCGCTGGTCGGCGTGCTGTTCGCCGCCTGA
- a CDS encoding oxidoreductase — MSWSADHIGDQTGRRFIITGANGGLGSVTAKRLADKGGSVVLACRDVTKAERVAGEIGGDVSVAPLDLADLSSVRSFATGQGEFDVLINNAGLMNVPFRRTVDGFEMQFGVNHLGHFALTGLLLDRITDRVVTLSSIAHRQTPKLWIDDLDYRHRRYQRNLAYAQSKLANLMFARELERRLRAAGSSVRSYGVHPGVSGTDLFARTETVFDRVGVLGASLVGHPPEKAAESTLFAATEAADPEVFWGPTGLLIGSRGPVRPSRSTRLSRNRRLAARLWTESEKMTGIEYDFDGAARDGVQS; from the coding sequence ATGAGTTGGTCAGCAGATCACATCGGGGATCAGACCGGGCGGCGTTTCATCATCACTGGAGCCAACGGCGGACTCGGTTCGGTGACGGCGAAGAGACTGGCAGATAAGGGCGGCAGTGTGGTCCTGGCGTGCCGGGACGTCACCAAAGCGGAGCGAGTCGCAGGTGAGATCGGAGGTGACGTGTCCGTCGCTCCGCTCGACCTCGCCGACCTGTCGTCAGTTCGATCCTTCGCCACCGGGCAGGGAGAGTTCGACGTCTTGATCAACAACGCCGGGCTGATGAACGTCCCGTTCCGCCGCACCGTCGACGGGTTCGAGATGCAGTTCGGTGTCAATCACCTCGGTCACTTCGCGTTGACCGGCCTACTGCTCGACAGGATCACCGACCGGGTGGTCACCCTGTCGAGCATCGCTCACCGGCAGACGCCGAAGCTGTGGATCGACGACCTCGACTACCGACACCGCAGATACCAGCGGAACCTCGCCTACGCGCAGTCGAAGCTCGCGAACCTGATGTTCGCTCGCGAGCTGGAACGCCGTCTCCGTGCTGCGGGGAGCTCCGTCCGCTCATACGGAGTCCATCCTGGTGTGTCCGGGACCGATCTGTTCGCACGGACCGAGACGGTCTTCGACCGGGTCGGTGTGCTGGGCGCGAGCCTGGTGGGGCACCCGCCGGAGAAAGCGGCGGAGTCGACTCTGTTCGCGGCCACCGAAGCGGCTGATCCCGAGGTGTTCTGGGGACCGACGGGACTCCTCATCGGGTCCCGCGGGCCGGTGCGGCCATCGCGGTCCACCCGCCTGTCGCGAAATCGCCGCCTCGCCGCGCGGCTGTGGACCGAGTCCGAGAAGATGACCGGCATCGAATACGACTTCGACGGCGCGGCGCGCGACGGAGTTCAGTCATGA
- a CDS encoding DUF5997 family protein has protein sequence MKPATAAKKLDVYLPATPAEFREGLITRTALEALQADPPQWLRDLRANGPHPKNLVAGKLGISNSALVRGEITEALTTEQINALLEEMPEWLAAERALHVEVLREERRVRSLHGDRRRAREQAEAEATAESDVEADSAE, from the coding sequence ATGAAACCGGCCACCGCCGCCAAGAAGTTGGACGTCTACCTGCCGGCGACTCCCGCAGAGTTCCGCGAAGGTCTGATCACACGCACCGCACTCGAAGCCCTGCAGGCCGATCCGCCGCAGTGGCTCCGTGATCTGCGGGCCAACGGGCCTCATCCGAAGAACCTGGTGGCGGGCAAGCTCGGCATCTCGAACTCGGCGCTGGTCCGCGGCGAGATCACCGAGGCACTGACAACCGAGCAGATCAACGCCCTGCTCGAGGAGATGCCGGAGTGGCTTGCTGCCGAACGTGCCCTGCACGTCGAGGTGCTGCGCGAAGAACGCCGTGTCCGGTCGCTGCACGGTGATCGTCGTCGCGCACGGGAGCAAGCCGAAGCGGAGGCGACCGCCGAATCCGACGTCGAGGCAGACTCGGCCGAGTGA